The Rattus rattus isolate New Zealand chromosome X, Rrattus_CSIRO_v1, whole genome shotgun sequence genome has a window encoding:
- the Pwwp3b gene encoding PWWP domain-containing DNA repair factor 3B, producing the protein MDGEYVLCSWKDQLWPAKVLDRSESPLDSKGEKTLSVEVEILSLDEKITVESKDTKVLTKSAVEAIMSSLTVQSEVNFTPTEETAYERSLKMALEIVEERTNQNHESMAEEQHMATASENVPQQPPDSPPHKKFRKLESNLQEDSASMLLCSESDDSLSDDKLQVHTASENMPSEVEMKSENVSCCQTYPSFSDDDDKKEEKKKIDISSIMSVNLSLKEESEFIKEEKFVPSSEDLAVPKEESQDILPDAPAVSCECFTVSENNMEDPGEGPSNQNPGSYGSQSQSTVESDVGAETPTAGCSGDYQVSLPARDTVNSDLLLQRLDLEDLEEEARASGKLLSLNPACAAALENDDEDDDEDLPRFILRYETRAFETGMIVWFKYQKYPFWPAVIKSIRRKERKASVLLVEADMNPQKRGVRVSLRRLKKYDCKEKQALVEKAREEYRESIDWCVSLICDYRVRLGCGSFTGSFFEYYAADISYPVRKIIKQNTFRNKFPKLYNEDAGEQLPVASHAKRVSFRKILPDRMKPARDRANKNLVDFIVNEKGTEDHLLGILKGTKKSKWLKSFLNAKSFTPCIETYFEDEDQLDEVVKYLQEIYKQIDQKMLTLIKDDKIKFVLEVLLPEAIICSISAVDGLDYEAAEAKYLKGPSLGYRERELYDSKILFEKRRRSLPNEGR; encoded by the coding sequence ATGGATGGTGAATATGTCCTATGTAGTTGGAAAGACCAATTATGGCCAGCCAAAGTTTTAGATAGGTCTGAAAGTCCTTTAGACAGTAAGGGGGAAAAGACATTGTCTGTAGAAGTTGAAATACTTTCACTGGATGAGAAAATTACCGTGGAAAGCAAAGACACAAAAGTCCTAACCAAATCTGCTGTCGAAGCCATTATGTCCTCTCTAACAGTgcagtcagaggtcaactttacACCTACGGAGGAAACTGCCTATGAAAGATCACTGAAAATGGCACTGGAAATCGtggaagaaagaacaaatcaGAACCACGAAAGCATGGCAGAAGAGCAACATATGGCTACAGCATCTGAAAATGTGCCACAGCAGCCGCCTGATTCGCCTCCTCATAAAAAGTTCCGGAAACTCGAAAGCAACCTCCAGGAAGACTCGGCTTCCATGTTACTGTGCTCCGAGAGTGATGATTCCCTCTCCGATGATAAGTTGCAGGTGCACACAGCCAGTGAGAACATGCCAAGTGAAGTGGAAATGAAGTCAGAAAACGTAAGCTGCTGCCAAACGTACCCTTCGTTttcagatgatgatgataaaaaagaagaaaagaaaaagattgacATCTCATCGATCATGTCTGTGAATTTATCACTCAAAGAAGAAAGCGaatttattaaagaagaaaagtttgTCCCCTCATCGGAAGATCTCGCTGTACCTAAAGAGGAGTCCCAAGACATCCTCCCAGATGCCCCGGCTGTTTCCTGTGAATGCTTTACTGTCTCAGAGAATAACATGGAAGATCCTGGAGAGGGCCCATCAAATCAGAATCCAGGTTCCTATGGCAGCCAAAGTCAGTCTACTGTGGAATCAGATGTAGGTGCTGAGACACCCACTGCAGGGTGCTCAGGGGACTATCAGGTTTCCCTTCCTGCCCGTGATACAGTCAACAGCGATCTACTACTCCAGAGACTGGATTTAGAAGATCTTGAGGAAGAAGCCCGAGCTTCTGGCAAGCTTTTGTCTCTAAATCCTGCCTGTGCGGCTGCGTTAGAAAACGATGATGAGGACGACGATGAAGACCTTCCACGTTTCATTCTCCGTTATGAGACACGTGCATTTGAAACCGGCATGATAGTGTGgtttaaatatcaaaaataccCATTTTGGCCAGCAGTGATCAAAAGCATCAGGCGGAAGGAGAGGAAAGCGAGTGTGCTTTTGGTTGAGGCAGACATGAATCCTCAAAAGAGAGGTGTTAGAGTATCTTTGAGAAGGCTGAAAAAATATGACTGTAAAGAGAAACAGGCACTAGTGGAGAAAGCCAGGGAGGAGTACCGGGAGAGCATCGATTGGTGTGTGTCGCTGATTTGTGACTACCGAGTTAGACTAGGCTGTGGTTCTTTCACTGGCTCATTCTTTGAGTATTACGCTGCTGACATCAGTTACCCGGTCAGGAAAATCATCAAACAAAATACGTTCAGAAATAAATTTCCAAAGCTATACAATGAAGACGCGGGGGAGCAATTGCCTGTGGCATCTCACGCCAAGAGAGTATCTTTCCGGAAAATTCTCCCTGATCGCATGAAGCCTGCTCGGGACCGAGCTAACAAGAACCTTGTAGATTTCATTGTCAATGAAAAAGGAACCGAGGACCACCTCCTGGGAATTTTAAAGGGCACAAAAAAATCCAAGTGGCTGAAATCATTTCTGAATGCAAAGAGTTTCACACCCTGTATTGAAACCTACTTTGAAGACGAAGATCAACTGGATGAAGTGGTGAAATATCTACAAGAAATTTATAAGCAAATTGACCAGAAGATGCTGACTCTGATAAAAGATGACAAAATTAAGTTTGTCTTGGAAGTTCTTCTACCAGAAGCAATTATTTGCTCAATTTCTGCAGTTGATGGCTTAGATTATGAAGCAGCGGAGGCAAAGTATCTAAAGGGACCATCCCTTGGCTATAGGGAGAGAGAATTATATGATTCCAAAATCCTATTTGAAAAGAGGCGGAGGTCATTACCAAATGAAGGTCGTTAA